A segment of the Salvelinus sp. IW2-2015 linkage group LG6.2, ASM291031v2, whole genome shotgun sequence genome:
CTGctgaataggcatcaactcaccacgtagcttattcttaatgtttgtccacaggctaccagagtgaggacagacatttttcggaATAAACGTTGGGAGTGAAAAACTTAATGAAATAGCCCACGCACTACCCGGTATcttattctgccgctatacaactctgtgtgcgttgtttgttggcagcCTTGTTATTTACGACGTTTTTgcaacagattcctgttggaacgttccacaaagtATCCCCACCCAAATTGACACCACTAAACTAGCTTAGACCATTCTGATGACGGCTCAATTCAAACTCATAGCAGGAAGTAGAGTAACTGTAGGCGGTAACATTAATGTTAGTGGGGTGGTTCTACATTCATCAGGTATAAATGGCCTCACACGTTCACTGTTACTTCATTGACACATTGAAGCATAGTTAATATGACAATATGAACTGGCTAATAgtttcctctgtctgtccctgatCTCTGTGCTGCTAGTGAGAATCTCTACATGCAGATGGCAGATGTGATGGTGATGGAAGGCTGGAAGGAGGCTGGCTACGAGTATGTCTGCATCGATGACTGTTGGCCCAGCCACCAACGTGACGCCAAGGGACGCCTTCAGGCAGACCCGAAGCGGTTCCCCAGAGGCATCAAGAAACTGGCCGACTATGTGAGTGTATAGGCTACAGAGAGGTCATGCTCTTTAGGGCACACATgtagaaaaatgttttgcaatggaaaattaAAACAATCATTTACTTTTGGGCCATTTCTTTTGGGTTCATGTCTACTGAACATGAACCAGTTGTTGAGGGACAACTTATATTATCCACATACAGTTGGTGATGCACTGCTTATGTCAGCTCTAACTCCAATGTTTTCTAGTTCCCAGTGCTTTTCTAGTTCCCAGTGCTTTTCTATCACACACTCTGTGTCACTTTAACACAACAAACAGAAACATGTCCTTCCTCGAGTGATAACCTACCCAATGGGACTGTATTATGTTATGTGGTTTACTAATTAGATCATCCACTTTGCTAAGAGTGACACATAACTATGAGCAAACAGAAAGGGAATATTGCTATTACCATGGTGCTAAATGACCAAAGGTTTCAAAACCCTCTGAAGTGCCATGAAAATGTGGTTTGGTAATACAACATCACCATCTACTGGTTTCAACTGTGAGGGTCCACTTTGTTCATGGATTTTGGCCTACAGGACAAACCTTTTCTAaaagccttattgtaaaatgattTGTGATTGGTTATACAGGTTCATTCCAAGGGTCTCAAGTTGGGGATCTATGCTGATTTGGGAACCTTTACATGTGGAGGCTTTCCAGGGAGCCTGGGATACTACGACATCGACGCTCAGACCTTTGCTGATTGGGGTGTGGATCTGCTCAAATTTGATGGGTGCTACATGAAGTGGACTTTACTGGGAGAAGGTGATTTATATATTAAATGTCATGCTACAAAATGACTAATTCAACAGCTCAAAAGACTTTCAGATTAAGTTACGTTTCATGAATTGAATAGAGAGTGATTGATTGGTAACACCCGAAACCTTATAATTACGGCTGTGTGTGACCTTTTTTTCCCCAGGTTACACAAACATGTCAATAGCACTGAACCAAACTGGGAGAAGTATCCTGTACTCATGTGAGTGGCCACTGTATGAGTGGCCGTACCATCAGGTAGGAAAAGAGGCGAGGTGGTAAATGCCTTTATTCCTTCCGTTCGTTGGCTAATGAAAATGCTAAATATACCAGAAACTGAATTGATTTAATGTTAGTCAGGAGGATTCATTCATGATTCATTTTGCATTGATTAATGTGTCCCACCATGTCAATGATGTACTCACAGCCAGACTATGCTGCCATACGGAAGGTCTGTAACCACTGGCGCAACTTTGCGGATGTGMATGACTCCTGGGACAGTGTGAAGACCATCTTGGACTGGACTGCCGACCATCAGGACGCCATTGTCCCAGCGGCTGGGCCTGGGGGCTGGAATGACCCTGACATGGTACTGTGGCGGTTCCACTTTTTGCTATGGATAAGGAGTTGGGGCCAATTCATCCCATTGTTTTCTATGGGGAATGTTTAAGtgaacttcctgaattgaccAATCGAATCCTGCTACTCAGTTGATGGCATTTAGTTTTACTGTTTCACTGGTCTGAGTAATGATTAATCATCAACTTTTCATCTTACTCACAccagctgttcctgccataaccCATGTACTTTGTCTGAATAGTATGTCTGATTGACATTGATGGTGTTCCTTCCTCAGCTGGTGATTGGAAACTTTGGCCTGAGTCACGCCCAACAGGAGTCTCAGATGGCATTGTGGGCCATCATGGCCGCCCCTCTGCTGATGTCCAATGACCTGAGAGACATCTGCCCCCGGTCCAAGCAGCTGCTGCAGAACACAAGGATCATCGACATCAGTCAGGACCCACTGGGCAGGCAGGGCTATCGCACAGCCAAGGTAGTACACCTCTACTCTGTCACTCACTGGGGATATTTCATGGTAATGCACAATGGAGAATAGAATTACCGCCACACATAAAACAAACAGGGCATATGCTACTTCTGTTGTGCAGTACCAAATCCTACTTTAAATGTGACTACTCGGTGCTAATACATTTCAATacaacactgaaccaaaatataaacgcaacatgtaaagtgttggttccatgtttcatgaggtgaaataaaagatcccagaaattgtccataagtacaaaaagcttatttgtctaaaatgttgtgcccaaatatgtttacatccctgttaatgagcatttctcctttgccaagatccatccacctgacaggtgtggcatatcagtaAGCTGATTAAaaaattatcattacacaggtgcaccttgtgcaggggacaataaaaggccactctaaaatgtgcagttttgtcacacaacacaatgccaccgatatctaaagttttgagggaggctGCATTtggctgactacaggaatgtccaccagagctgttgccagagaattgcatgttcatttccctaccataagcctcctccaacatctttttagagaatttggcagtacatccaaccggcctcacaaccgcataccatgtgtaaccacaccagcccaggacctccacatccggcttcttcacctgggagattgtctgagaccagccacccggacagctgatgaaactgggttttgcacaaactgtcaaacagTCTCAGGgtagctcatctgcgtgctcgttgtcctcaccaaggtcttgacctgactgcagtttggcatcgtaagcGACTatgtgggcaaatgctcacctttgatggccactggcacgctggagtagtgtgctcttcacggattaatctctgtttcaactgtactgagcagatggcagacagcgtgtatggcattgtgtgggagagcagtttgctgatgtcaatgttgtgaacagagtgccccatggtggcagtggggttatagtatgggcagacataaactacagacaattatcaatagcaatttgaatgcatagagaaaccatgacgagatcctgagaaccattgtcgtgtcatttcatctgctgccatcacctcatgtttcagcataatgtacagccccatgttgcaaggctttgtacacaattcctagaagctggaaatggcctgcatactcaccagacatgtcaccaattgagcatctttgggatgctttggtttgacgtgtacgacagcgtgttccagtttccaccattatccagcaacttcgcacagccattgaagagcagtaggacaacattccacaggccacaatcaacagcctgatcaactctatgtgaagatgtcgcgctgcatgagacaaatggtggtcacaccagatactgactttttttttttttttttaagggtaattgtgaccaaccgatgcatatttgtattcccagtcatgtgaaatccagattagggcccaatttatttatttcaattgactgatttcctttatgtgaactgtaacacattaaaatctttgaaattgttgttttaaatttttgttcagtgtaataatgGTCAAATACCCTTATGCAGCTACACTATCACAGGGCCTAATCAAACTCAAAAAGCCTGAAACACCAAAGAAATGACATCTAACATCATGCATTCACTATAAATTGCCAACTCCGAAACCATATGGCGTTCATCTGTAGCCACATAAAATATTTACTTTCCCCCAATAATCAACACCACCGATGCCGGTAACAcatatagacgggttggttgtttagcaacacaaCAGTCACGTGGCGAAGTCGGTTAGGacctctactttgtgcatgacacaagtaatttttccaacaattgtttacaaacagattatttcacttagttcactgtatcacaattccagtgggtcagaagtttacatacactaagttgactgtgcctttaaacagcttggaaaactccagaaaattatgtcatttagaagcttctgataggctaattgacataatttgagtcaattggaggtgtacttgtatctcaaggcctaccttcaaactcagtgcctctttgcttgacataatgggaaaaatctaaagaaatcagccaagaccccagggaaaaaattgtagacctctacaagtctggttcatccttgggagcaattcccaaatgcctgaaggtaccacaatcatctgtacaaataatagtacgcaagtataaacaccatgggaccacgcatccgtcataccgcccaggaaggagacgcgttctgtctcctagagatgaatgtactttggtgcaaaaactgcaaatcaatcccagaacaacagcaaaggaccttgtgaagatgctggaggaaacgggtacaaaagtatctatatccacagtaaaacgagtcctatgtcgacaacctgaaaggccactcagcaaggaagaagccactgctccaaaaccgccataaaaaagccaggagatggtttgcaaccgcacatggggacaaagattgcactttttggtgaaatgtcctctggtctgatgaaacaaaaatataactgtttggctgtaatgaccatcattatgtttggaggaaaaagcgggaggcttgcaagccaaagaacactatcccaaccgtgaagcacgagggtggcagcatcatgttgtggggatgctttgctgcaggagggactgatgcacttcacaaaatagatggcatcattagggaggaaaatgatgtggatatattgaagcaacatctcaagacatcagtcaggaagttaaagcttggtcgcaaatgggtcttccaaatggacaatgaccccaagcatacttacaaagttgtggcaaaatagcctaaggacaacaaggtcaaggtattggagtggccatcacaaagccctgacctcaatcctatataaaatgtgtgtgagcaaggcctacaaacctgacttagttaccccagctctgtcaggaggaatgggccaaaattcacacaacttattgtgggaagcttgtggaaggcgacCTGAAACattgacccacgttaaacaatttaaaggaaatgctaccaaataccaattgagtgtatgtaaacttctgacacactgggaatgtgatgaaagctgaaataaatcattctctctactattattctgacatttcacattcttaaaataaagtggtgatcctaactgacttaagacagggaatttttactaggattaaatgtcaggaattgtgaaaaactgagtttaaatgtactccgcattgcgtcgtgcataagaacagcccttagccatggtatattggccgtatatcacaaacccctgaggtgccttattgctattatagacTGGTTACCAAtgcaattagagcagtaaaaataaatgttttgtcatacccgtggtatacggtctgatataccacggctttcagccaatcagtattcagggctcgaaccacccagtttataatctgaAATCAGGCTGTTGAAACTAACCTGACTGTTGATTGACAGGTGGACAGTTTCGAGGTGTGGGAAAGACACCTGTCTGGTGGCCGGTTGGCTCTGGCAGTGATGAACAAGCAGGAGATCGGTGGTCCCCGAGGCTTCCCCCTCACCCTGGCCACGCTGCCTAGTTGGAAGATCTGCCACCCCCAGTGTAATGTCACCCAGGTCCTGCCCAGCTACAAGGAGCTGGGGGTCCAGACCCTACTCAGTAAACTTGTGGTGGTGGTCAACCCTTCTGGCACAGCACTGCTGACTGTCACCCCCATTTAAGTGTGACTTCAACACCCAATGGCAATTATGGAAGGACATGCCCAACGTGAGCAGTTCTTTAGTATGGTGTAGCTAGCAGACAAGCATATGGGCCCTGGCCTGATTGAAATGCACAGGATTTATGAACCTTAGAATAGGTTATTTAGTTGGTGTGCTTCCCTTGAATTATTAGAGGGATTTTTCATCTTTATTTTAAGTGTGGAATGTGTTAGTAATTGTTCATGTTTTGTATGCCAATTGTTCTGGTCACAAAAAGGAGATTTGCTGGATGGCAGACACCAGAATGTTCAGATATCAAAAATCAGTAGTACTGTAACAATTTTTCCTGATTTGCAGTAACTGTTACTTTGGTACAATCATGTTTGGAAATGTTCACAtttaattaaaggggcaatctggaaTTCAAACAAAACCAAAGCCATCAACCTGCCACTTTTTTGGTAAACTTCGGGATGGGGCTGGAAAAACATTACTTAAATTTACGGTAACACTTCAACCAGCGTTATCACAGGGTTATAACCATGtcaatgtcataacagctgacataacttgtcaaaATGGGATCATAACATTGTCATGAcccatatttacacctgttgtgacattatttttatggctggttatgacacttgcataagtgtcaaaacccacatttattcaaatgttttttccctGGCAAGAAGTCCTTCGTAATTCTTTAGtcgtttttttcttcatattttaaataacttgtagaaaacacTGACCCTGTGACTAAGAAAATGCTTTTTGAAAGTGTCAAAGTGTATGACCAGAATATATGCCCTTATGtcaagagggtgtcttgtcctgcatacatcccagtcatcagcaagtGTTGGGGttggtgcatgtctgacatcaatgtgtgtgcaATTACAATTTAATTTGGTCAATTTTAGAAAATTAtagtaaacatactgttgacaagtaggctatatggtgtaatggaatgttttgccttgtgtggtaatgtcttaaccagccataaaataatgcaatatgtcAAACTTGACGCTGGTTGTCCCCAAATTTCCACAGGCAAGGTCTGACCATATCGAAATGATTGTTTTAAATCTTTTCAATGCTGTCTTTGCACTAccctagttagcattggctggcAAAACTACTGCAAACTTCCTTCAAACTACACAGGCAAAAATTGTATCCATGTGTTCATCTGACTAAGTAGAACAAGGGCTTTAATCCCAAAATCTCATTTTGGGTTCTTATCACTTCAatatacgcacacacactagATATGGGACCCCACCGttgtaaaaatattttggaagctatagaaatgcatttattagatttaattttttttaaatgtgacctAAACAAGAATGTATACAAACATTCCTTATAGTATAATTTGATATTAATGTAAGCGTACAACaaatatacttaaatacatgcaattgtccttgaaacatttaattgaaatactgtattagtccattcattcctatggaggactgctcctactagggagtgccaatatggccgatcggtgtcttcaaagcctctcaatggccgaTACATAGCGTCAGCATtctagggtttatatacatcattcgGTTCTGATGGGGTTAGACTGTTGTACTAAGCCCATGAGGAGATGATTCAGGCATGGTTATCCGCTAGTGTTTATACTGATGTGCTTCAACCACTCTTGGAAAGGTTAAGTTGTAAATTCTGGAATGGCCAATTACATCTTCATATCCACCAACTGTAATTGCCATCATCTTGTAATTACCACCAAGGTACAGTTAAGGAGAGATGAGACATCCGGTaaaattttaatacatttattgGGGGGGAAAACGACAAGTCCATCCAATAGATTGACCCACAGCCTAGAACTGGATGACCTGGCCCTGAAAGGAGACAATACAAACAAGGTTATAAGGCAGCTCAGATATTGAAACTATTCACCTTTCCACAACGAAAAATCCGAAACACCACTTCTGAATCCAATCACATCTTTCAATTTGACAACTTAATAGAACTTGTTAACATTCATTAGGGCATATCTAAAATCCAAACAATTCAAGAGCCGCACATGTTTGGCCAGAGAGGGCCTTCAGACTGCTATTGTCCATTCCTCTCCAGGCTGTCTAATAACCCCTGAGTTCAGAGGAAGCATGCATTTTTGTAATTGACTAATGTTCTATAGAGCAACGATTTAAAGTGGAAGAGCTCCGAGGTGTATCAAGGATAGTTTAACATTGTCAAATGTCACCAACGATAACACTAAAaaacagcaggctctggaccttgtagggtaagagttgaataaccctggtacagtacattcagaaagtattcagaccccttgacttttcccacatttactGTGCATACACACATTGCTTTTCATGGCTGTGGAACAAATACACAACCCATCCCACATGCAGAATAAACATGGGCCAGGAACATCTGTGTTGCACTACTTGGCTAGAGTTTGTGCTTACCTTTCTCTTCTTGTCACCTCCCAGCTCAAAGTGCTTGCATCTCTTGATGGGCACCATTCTCTTGGCCCTGCAGTTGGGCTCCACACACTCCAGCCTTAACACGATCTTCTTGGTGGTCTTGGCCTGAGGAGAGAATACAATGTTACCACAGTCCAGGATCCATGCACACATGACACAAGGCAGCGGCATTCTGATGATCTACCCCTCTCCTGAAGTGTGTTCTCGTTCACTCCCCTTCATGCATTAAATGGCTAGAGGAAGTTACCACCCattcctttcaaatccatgagAGGGCGTTGAGTGCAAAATTTGGGAAAATGGTGGATAATCACAGCGTTGCCAGCGTTTCTCAATTTCAGAGCTCAAAATTCTACCCCCAACACCTTTTCATTTTCTGGAGTGTAAAAATATTGTCAATACTGTATTATATGTAGGTGCCGAAGTAAAGGAGAAATAAAGTGTTCATTAATAATCAAGTTGTCTGAGGTTTACCTATAACCTTGCCATGGAAGAGACACAGCAGGGCCTCAAACCATCTCAGTTTTCTCTAACAGACACCTTAGGAAAGGACAAAGCCACTACAGGCCAAGCCTCGCTGACAATGACCTGCACAAATAGTACACATTTGTAAGGTATATCAGTGGTTCAACTCCTTTCCTTGAGTAATCAacagtacatgtacagttgaagtcggaagtttacatacaccttagccaaatacatttaaactccgtttttcacaattcttgacatttaatccctgttttaggtcagttaggatcaccactttctattaaaaatgtgaaatgtcagaatagtagagaatgatttatatcagctttcatcacattcccagtgggtcagaagtttatatacactcaattagtatttggtagcattgcctttaaattgtttaacttgggtcaaacatttcaggtagccttccacaagcttcccacaataagttgggtgaatgttggcccattcctcctgacagagctggtgtaactgagtcaagtttgtaggcctctttgctcgcacacgctttttcaggttctgctcacaaattttctataagattgaggccagggctttgtgatggccactccaaaaccttgactgttgtccttaagcccttttaccacaactttgtaagtatgcttggggtcattgtccatttggaagacccatttgtgaccaaactttaacttcctgattgatgtcttgagatgttgcttcaatatatccacataattgtcctacctcatgatgccatcttttgtcaagtgcaccagtccctcctgcagcaaagcatccccacaacatgatgctgccacccccgtgcttcacggttgggatggtgttaattggcttgcaagcctccccctttttcctccaaacataacgatggtcattatggccaaacagttctatttttgtttcatcaaaccagaggacatttctccaaaaagtacgatctttgtccccatgtgcagttgcaaacagtagtctggcttttttatggcggttttggagcagtggcttcttccttgctgagcggcctttcaggttatgtcgatataggactcattttactgtggatatagatacttttgtatccgtttcctccagcatcttcacaaggtcctttgctgttgttctgggattgatttgcacttttcgcaggaAAGTATgtcaatctctaggagacagaacacgtctccttcctgagcggtatgatggctacatggtcccatggtgtttatacttg
Coding sequences within it:
- the gla gene encoding alpha-galactosidase A, yielding MKPVTQMGAVVLVLFTIGAFISPVRSLDNGLALKPTMGWLHWERFMCNVDCDTDPNNCISENLYMQMADVMVMEGWKEAGYEYVCIDDCWPSHQRDAKGRLQADPKRFPRGIKKLADYVHSKGLKLGIYADLGTFTCGGFPGSLGYYDIDAQTFADWGVDLLKFDGCYMKWTLLGEGYTNMSIALNQTGRSILYSCEWPLYEWPYHQPDYAAIRKVCNHWRNFADVXDSWDSVKTILDWTADHQDAIVPAAGPGGWNDPDMLVIGNFGLSHAQQESQMALWAIMAAPLLMSNDLRDICPRSKQLLQNTRIIDISQDPLGRQGYRTAKVDSFEVWERHLSGGRLALAVMNKQEIGGPRGFPLTLATLPSWKICHPQCNVTQVLPSYKELGVQTLLSKLVVVVNPSGTALLTVTPI